A stretch of the Engraulis encrasicolus isolate BLACKSEA-1 chromosome 19, IST_EnEncr_1.0, whole genome shotgun sequence genome encodes the following:
- the ptafr gene encoding platelet-activating factor receptor: MENSVPAPTPTPTPNVTEFLDSEFRYTLFPVFYSFVFVLGLCANAYVLYILRCLRNSRAMNEVRIYMTNLTVADLLFVAALPFWIDYYVRRGDWAAGDIACRVTGSLFFINSYCSILFLAVISVNRYWAVTRPLEAAKSDHWRRGVCVSVTVWAGTLGATIPYLISPGVQEDADGKRRCLEGYHNQDRGTRWGVAATHFVIIAIFFAVFLLVVTCNLLIARALLTQPLIKERSIVASHGSKGHQRPNGTKRRAVRMLCAVVTVFAVCFLPHHVVQGPWALVVLHLADGWSQQTKQSLNDAHQITYMLMGLNCLLDPVVYCFATRRFRQYITGHIKRLQKGKVCQTQNTMTTTGISMAMQNQSVPSHEAEKEHLDTPDLTRHNAST; encoded by the exons ATGGAAAACTCagtcccagccccaaccccaactccaactcccaacgTCACAGAGTTCTTGGACTCGGAGTTCCGCTACACGCTCTTCCCGGTGTTCTACAGCTTCGTGTTCGTGCTGGGCCTGTGTGCTAACGCCTACGTGTTGTACATCCTGCGCTGCCTGCGCAACTCCCGCGCCATGAATGAGGTGCGCATCTACATGACCAACCTGACGGTGGCCGACTTGCTCTTCGTGGCTGCGCTGCCCTTCTGGATCGACTACTATGTGCGGCGTGGCGACTGGGCCGCCGGGGACATTGCGTGCCGCGTCACGGGCTCGCTCTTCTTCATCAACTCCTATTGCTCTATCCTATTCCTCGCCGTCATCAGCGTCAACCGCTACTGGGCCGTCACGCGGCCCCTGGAGGCCGCCAAGTCCGACCACTGGCGCCGCGGCGTGTGCGTGTCGGTGACGGTGTGGGCGGGGACGCTCGGGGCCACCATCCCGTACCTGATCTCGCCCGGCGTGCAGGAGGATGCCGACGGCAAGCGACGCTGCCTGGAGGGCTACCACAACCAGGACAGGGGCACGCGCTGGGGGGTGGCCGCCACCCACTTCGTCATCATCGCCATCTTCTTCGCCGTCTTCCTGCTGGTGGTGACGTGCAACTTGCTGATCGCCCGGGCGCTGCTCACGCAGCCCCTCATCAAGGAGCGCTCCATCGTCGCCAGCCACGGCTCCAAGGGTCACCAGCGTCCGAACGGCACCAAGCGGCGGGCCGTGCGGATGCTGTGTGCGGTCGTGACGGTGTTTGCCGTGTGCTTCCTGCCGCATCACGTGGTGCAGGGCCCCTGGGCGCTGGTGGTGCTTCACCTGGCAGACGGGTGGTCGCAACAGACCAAGCAGAGCCTCAACGATGCTCACCAG ATCACCTACATGCTGATGGGTCTGAACTGTCTGCTGGATCCCGTGGTGTACTGTTTCGCCACCAGGAGGTTCCGCCAGTACATCACGGGCCACATCAAGAGGCTCCAGAAGGGGAAGGTGTGCCAGACTCAGAACACCATGACAACAACTGGTATCTCCATGGCGATGCAGAATCAGAGCGTCCCCTCCCACGAGGCAGAAAAAGAGCACTTAGACACACCTGACCTGACGCGCCACAACGCTTCGACATAA